TAATCTGAAGAAATACCGTTAATTTGAACTATATCAATACCCCCTCTCCCGTCAATTTTGTTATTTCCGCTATTTCCTATTAAAACATTCCCCTCTGAATTTCCAATCAATCCGGTATTGTTATTTCCCAAGAGCATTGCATTCTTTAGATATCTGGATTTGTGTGTGTAAGGTTCACTCTCATCATAGTACATTTTAAAGGTACCATTAAATTCAGGGTCAATTCTGGCCATATAGGTGATATAACTCGGTAAAAATTCACTTATAATTTTATATCCCATAGGATCATTTTTTTTAATATCATCTCTGGTTTTTGAAGTATAAATCCCCCACATTCCACCATCGGATTTTGTATACGAACCCCAGAGTCCATAGTAGGAATCTATTACAGATGCAATATATTCCTGTTCCAGACTTCCTTCCTTTTCAAGTTCTAATAACCAATCCTTTGACTCCAGTCCCCAAAGGCCTTTCTTTCCCCAGTCTTTTTTATTTTTAGGAAGGGAATTTCTCATAGCCCTATAGATTTTATTTTGCAAGTCTGGAAGAGCTCCCGGATTACTTTTTATTCCAATACCATAGTCATGAACCATATGAAATATCTCTTCATAGCTGGCATCTCTATGTTCATAGTTATTTTTTATATACCATTCACTTCCTACTGTCGTTACTTCCATTTGGTATAGTGGCTGCCCCATAAGAGCTCTTTCCGGAATATCAGATTCACCATCTGCTCCATTTGGCATAATCAACACTCCTCCATTTTCCGCTATCTTATTTGCCACATCCTCTTTTTTATAAGTTTTAAAATCCTCTAGATAAAAACTTAATTGATTATAAGCCTTCAATATCTGTTCATCTGTTACTTTATCCTGAGCTACTATTGTTATAGGCTCTCCATTGGGTGCAATATATTGAATATATTTAGAATAATATTTTTTATATACGCCACCTAACTTTGTGGTATTCCTTATAATATTTTTTTCATTTATATATTTTTTATAATTTGGATTTGAGTAATCCTCACTTTGGGCAAACGAAAAAACTGACAATAACATTATATTTAAAAATATTTTCTTCATGAATAATTCCTCCCTTAAAAATTTTAATATATCTTTTCAAGTATAACCTTAATAAAAAAAAATTAAAAGAAATTTTTAATTGGTTGATTATTATAAACTCTCTTTTCCTAATTCTTGACTTCTCTAATAAAGTTTGTTACAATTATGTTACAAACAAAAGTTAGTTAGTGCTTTCAACAGATAGAATTTCAGGAGGTCAATAATGATAAAAAAATTTATTCTATTACTGATGATTATAATGGGGAATTTAGCCTATGGAGGAGAACTCAAAGAGGCTCTTTTTGCCGGTGGATGTTTTTGGTCTATGGAGAAATCCTTTGAAGGGATCTCAGGTGTAGAATCGGTGGTTTCAGGTTATGCAGGAAAGTCTGTTACAGTAAATAATAAAAAGAAAAAACCCATAGAAGTTATCCACATCACCTATGATCCTTCCATGGTTACCTATGAAGAGTTACTGAAACTCTATTGGAAACAGGTCGATCCCACAGATGGAGAAGGTCAGTTTGTAGACAGAGGATATCAATATAGTCCCGCTGTATTTTATTACGACAAGGAACAAAAACAAGCCGCTGTTAATTCAAAAACAGACCTAGAGACCAGGGGAGTATATGAAAAACCCATAGTAGCTCCTGTTTTAATAGCTCCTAAATTTTATCCGGCAAAGGAATACCATCAGAATTATTCCAAGAAGAACCCTATAAAATATCAATATTCCAGAATCAAGTCAGGAAGGGATGAATTTTTGGATGATATCTGGGGAAAAGACAGAAAGGATGTAGGAGTAAGGGAGTTAAAAAGTAATTAACACCTATCCAATAAAGGATGCAACCCTAGATGACTCAATATAAAAATAGATCTTTGACCAAAGGAACTCCTAAATTTAGGAGTTTCTTTTTTATGCCTGCACTATTCATCGCGATTAAAAAATGTTAACATAAAGTATTAAAAATTATTAAAATTTAATGACACAGGTATCATCTCCATTCCCCTGTATAGTATTAGAGGAATTAAAATATTTTATTGGGAGGACGAATACATATGAAAAAAATTATTTTATTGTTTTTTACCCTGTCACTTATGTCATTTGGTTCTCCAAAATATGATTTTAGATTTAAAAATGTGGATATTTTACAGGTTAAAATAAGCCGGAAATACAATGGCGTAAGAAGTTTAACAGGAGTAGTAACCAATAAAAGTTCAAAAGAAATAGAATATATAAAGTTTAATATTAAAATCAAAGATAAAAACATTACTCAAGATAATAACTACTTTACTGTAGGAGAGATAAGATCCTATAACTTACCTCCCAATAAAAAAATAAACTTTAAAACCTATCTAAAAGTTTTGGATATGGATAGTAGAGATCTCAAAGTAGAAATAATCGATTTAGTTATGAGTAAAAAATAAATTTTATCTAAAGGAAATATGATTCCGAAGAGCCTATGTTCTTTAAACTTATTGATGAGAGTAAATTGCAGGATTAATTTTCTGCTTTTTTTTATTAAAAATTTATAAGTATCACTAAAGATTTTCTCCTTCTACACTTTAAAAAATATAGTTTTATAGGGGAAAAAAATTATTTTTATCCAGATTTTCATTTCCATTACTTTCTATAAGGAAACTATATAACTATACGGAAACTACTTCACAAAGAAATATTTAAATGCTATTCTTAATCAAATCAGAAAAGTAATGATTATAAAAATTAATGATTAAATAAATTTTAAATAAAGGGAGATTTAACTATGAAAAAACAATTTTTAGACGCAATGAATACAAGATATGCATGTAAGGAATTTGATATTGAAAAAAAAATTAGTGATGAGGACTTTAACTTTATATTGGAAACTGGAAGATTATCTCCTAGTTCATTTGGTTTTGAACCTTGGCAGTTTTTAGTGATCAAAGATCAACAAAAAAAATTAGATATTACTGAATTTTCATGGGGTGGAAGAGATAGAGCTACAGGAGCCAGTCACTTTGTAGTAGCTTTAACTAGAAAGGGTGATATGAAACACGACTCAGAATATTTAAATAATTTTATGAGAGATGTTCAAAAATTACCAGAAGATGTAATTGAGATGAAAACTGGCTTCTTCAAAGGATTCCAAGAAAATGATTTTAAACTCTTAGAAAATGAAAAAACATTAACAGACTGGGCTGGAAAACAAGCATATATCGCTTTAGGAAATATGTTAACAGCTGGTGCAATTATAGGCGCTGATTCTTGTCCTATCGAAGGTTTTGATAAGGAAAAAACAGAAAAAGTTTTAGGAGAAAAATTTGATATAGATATGAATAAATTTGACCTAGCTTACATGGCTGCATTTGGGTATGCAAAAAATCCAGCCAAACATGAGAAAACAAGAAGAAAAATGGAAGATGTTGTTAAATTTTATTAGGTAGCAGCCAAAACTTTTAATTAATAAAAATTTATAGTAAGATAAGAGGTGATAATTCTAGGGTTATTACTTCTTATTTTTTTAAAAAGGTATCAAAATAAGATAAAGTTCACAGAAAATTTATAGAATAAAATAAATATTAAAGGAGTAAAATTATGATAAAAATTACAGCAAAAGCCAATGTAAAGAAGGAAAATATAGACCTTTATTTAAAAGTTGCTTCTGTCTTAACAGATGCAAGTAGAAATGAAGAAGGAAATATTTCATACGGTTTATTTCAAGATACAGAAAATCCTTCTACTTTAACATTCATAGAGGAATGGAAAAGTTTAGAAGCGGTTAAAATCCACGAAGAATCTGAACATTTTAAAACAAATATTTCAAAATTAATTGAATTAGCAGAATCTATAGATATAAATGTATATAACCAGGTTGTATAAATTTAAAATATAGATAGAGGTAAAAATTTATGTATTTTGCATACTTAGATTTAAATGATTTTTAAAGAAAAATTTCAATAGTGTAAATAAAATATAAAAGAGATAGCTTCCTTTGGTAATGAAATTACTAAAGGAGGCTATTTTTTTATCCCATCTTAATCACCTTAATTATTTTAAATGTTATCTACTTTTAAGATCTAAGATATTTACTAAATCATTATTTAATAATTTTTTATCATGACGACAATTGACGTAGATTTTTTAATAGAGAGTATCTATAATACAAAATGAATATTGGATTAAATATACTTATGAAAAAATAGAAAATTTAGTTTATTTAGTTAATTACTTATTTATTTAGGAAAGTATTTTTTCCTACAAAAATGGTTTAAAATGTCTTAAACTAAAAAAAATGTAATCATTACAATTTCAAGGGGAGAATTTTATGAAAAAAAGAAAATGTGTAGGCCTCTTAATATTTTTAAAAATAACATTAAGTAGTCTAGCTATAAGTGTTTCCCAAAGTACTGCCACACCGTCAAAAATAACTCAGCTTACCCCTAATATGGATCAAAGGATTACAGACAATGAACAAGGGATTAAAGATCAAGCTGCCAGAGCTGAAGGAATCGAAAATAAATTGCAAACCAGTATTAATGATAACAAAGCTCAACAGGATCAAATCAATACTAATCAAGGTAATACTAATAATGGGTTGAGAACTGATGTTGATAAAAATAAAAATGACATATCATCTAATCAACAAACTCAAGCTGCTATTAATACATCACAGACTAATACCAATAACGTACAGACTACCGTCAATAAGGGTTTGAGAACTGATGTCGATAAAAATAAAAATGACATATCATCTAATCAACAAACTCAAGCTGCTATTAATACATCACAGACTAATACTAATAACGTACAGACTACCGTCAATAAGGGTTTGAGAACTGATGTCGATAAAAATAAAAATGACATATCATCTAATCAACAAACTCAAGCTGCTATTAATACATCACAGACTAATACTAATAACGTACAGACTACCGTCAATAAGGGTTTGAGAACTGATGTCGATAAAAATACCGACCACATTAAAAATTACCAAACTCAGCTTACTAACAATGAAAACACTATGGCTGCTAACACTGCGCAGTTGGCAAATAACAGTAAACAATTGGAAGCTAATAAAGATTCTATGGATGAATTTCATACAGATTTCACAGAAATTAGAAAAGATGCTGTTGATGCAAAAATCCTAGCGAATTCTAATAAAAAACAAATAGATACAAATACTCAAGGGATCGCAACATTACAGACAGGCCTGAGTAAAAAAGCTAATCAAACTGATTTAAAGTCTTTGGCTACTAAACCCGAAGTAGCTCAAGTAGCTCAAGTAGCTCATACGGCTGCTATTCAAGCACAGACAAATGCAG
This sequence is a window from Psychrilyobacter atlanticus DSM 19335. Protein-coding genes within it:
- the msrA gene encoding peptide-methionine (S)-S-oxide reductase MsrA; this encodes MIKKFILLLMIIMGNLAYGGELKEALFAGGCFWSMEKSFEGISGVESVVSGYAGKSVTVNNKKKKPIEVIHITYDPSMVTYEELLKLYWKQVDPTDGEGQFVDRGYQYSPAVFYYDKEQKQAAVNSKTDLETRGVYEKPIVAPVLIAPKFYPAKEYHQNYSKKNPIKYQYSRIKSGRDEFLDDIWGKDRKDVGVRELKSN
- a CDS encoding NAD(P)H-dependent oxidoreductase — encoded protein: MKKQFLDAMNTRYACKEFDIEKKISDEDFNFILETGRLSPSSFGFEPWQFLVIKDQQKKLDITEFSWGGRDRATGASHFVVALTRKGDMKHDSEYLNNFMRDVQKLPEDVIEMKTGFFKGFQENDFKLLENEKTLTDWAGKQAYIALGNMLTAGAIIGADSCPIEGFDKEKTEKVLGEKFDIDMNKFDLAYMAAFGYAKNPAKHEKTRRKMEDVVKFY
- a CDS encoding putative quinol monooxygenase; protein product: MIKITAKANVKKENIDLYLKVASVLTDASRNEEGNISYGLFQDTENPSTLTFIEEWKSLEAVKIHEESEHFKTNISKLIELAESIDINVYNQVV